The following nucleotide sequence is from Chryseobacterium sp. CY350.
CTAAATTCTGAACTGTGATGACATTTGTATTATTTGCTTTCCTGAAAACAAATTTACCGGACATCCCAAATGCATTAAAGTAAAAGACATCATTAAATTGAAAATATTCCATATTCATGAGAGGATTGTTGGCTGCTGCTTCATCAGGACCGCCAATTACTGTTTTCGAAATCACATTATTAACATTCATCATACTCCAGCCCAGACCAACATCAGATGACTGCTGAAAGCGAACTGCATTTTTTGAATGATAAGACATACTGACATTGATGTTAACATTTTTATTTTTGGTGGGTAAACTAAATCCCGGTAAATCTACTTTCGGAACCCCTGTAGAAATATCAACCGGAGTATCTATATAGGTCGACAGATAGGATACGGTTGGAATTGGTTTGAAAATATCAACAGTAGTGTTTTGTGATGATATTTTCACATAAAATATCGTTATAAAAAAGATTAGGTATTTCATCGTGTTTTTATTTTTTAATCAATTTAGCATTCGCGCTTTTATTTGTATCCGTTTTCACCATCACCAGATACGCCCCCTGAATCAAATTCTGCGTATTAATCTTAGTCACTTTATTTTTAGTTTTCAGGCTTTGGAGCTGTCTTCCACCCATATCATACAGCGTAATATCCGCTTCTTTAAATTCAAAACCAATCTCAACATAACAGTAATCAGATACCGGATTCGGATAGATCTTAATATCCTGCTTCTCAATCAGCTGATCCAATTGCTTATCTCCTAATTTTACAATTTTCCAGTTTTCTTTCCCCAATTCTTCAGCACTTGTTCCTGCCAGAATAATCGAGCCGTCACGATTCAATTTAATGTCAGATAACCTTTCTTCCTTTTTTCTCGATTCTCCTTTTACATGCTTTCTCCATTGCTCATTACCATCAGAGTTTAAATAAAGCATCCAGAAAGTTTCATCGTCAGCTTCAATTCTGCCTTCCGCCTGCGTGTAACCTCCGAGTAAAATTCCTTGGGTTAAATCTTTATTCTTTTCTCTTTCATCTTTTCGCTGAATCACATTCATCCCCATCAGGACATCTCTGTTTTTGAAATTGTAAGATTTCTGCCACAGTTCTTCACCTCGGTCATTTAAGGAAATCAGCCAGATATCGGTTCCTTCTTCAATTCCAACCGTTTTATTTCCTGATCTTTCGGATCTCGATTCTCCGCCAACGATATAGCCTGTAGAAGTCATCGCCAAAGTTCTCAGATGATCGTCACCTTTTCCTCCGAAATTCTTTTCCCATTCTACTTTCCCTTCTTTATTTAGTTTGACAACCCAAAAATCTCCTTCCCCGAAATTTTCAGTTTTCTTAGATCCACCAACATTACTTCTTGAGTAAATTCCAAGCAAAGCACCACCGTCAACCGTTGGAATCATCTTTTCAGCTTCATCGAGACCTTTCCCGCCTAAAATAATCTGAGATAATTCTTTCCCGTTTTTATCGAGTTTTGACACGATGACATCTTTAGAACCAAAACCTTTCGGCGCATGCTGAACATTTCCGGCAACAAAAAACCCGAAATCAGTCGTCTGAATCACGGCTTTGGCTTCTTCATCCTGAGACGATCCCAAAGTTTTTTGCCACAGTTCGTCACCAAATTCATTAATTCTGATGAGCCAGATATCGCTTCCGCCTTTTGTATCTTCTTTTTTATCCAATCCTTTCCTGGAAAATGACGTTCCTGCCAATAGGAATCCACCTTCCTGTGTAGAAACTGCTGATGAAAGAAAATCATGATTTTGTCCAGAGAAATATTTTTCCCAGACTTCTTCACCCTGTTGATTCAGTTTCACCAAATGAAAATCATAACCGTTGTTTTGTGTGTTTTCGGAAGTCAGTTTTTTTGATTGAATAGAGCTTCCTGTAATGAGATATTGCTGATCGATGGTTGTGGTAACTTGTGAAAGAAAATCCTGAGTGGATGATTTAATATCTTTCTGCCATACAACACCCTGAGCATACAGTACGGCAGCAGTGCATAAGAAAAGTGCACTCACGTAGAGTTTTTTCATGATTTGAGTTTTTTAATTGTTGTTAATTTTTCGCTAATATAATATTATATTTAATTCCTGCTATAAGGAAAACCATAATCTTTATACAATTTAGATATGTTATTTATGGTCAGTTGGTTTTGTATCATATCACTTGTTGTTTTTTAATTTTAAATGATATTCATGCAAATATCAATGCCTAATGCGACAGAAGTTGACGTATTATTTATTTTAAATTTATTTGTTGATTGTAGAAAATAAGAAAGGCGCAGAGCAGAAGTCAAACCGTATTAGAGGTACTGCGAAGAACCCGACAACCAGAAAGACTACGCCCGCGCCAGTAGTAGACACAGGCGTAAGTCTATCAAAATTTGGTTGTCCTAGAAGATTCGCAGTTTCCTAATACCAATTTGATAGCTTACGCTTTTATTTTTTCGTTAAAATCTACTGCGAATATAAAAAATATTTTAGAATTTTTAGTGTAAATAAATTTAACTTAATTTAAATAATCTCTTATTTTAAGAACTTTAATTAAAAATATTATTTTAAAATATCAATAAAAGGCGTTGGTGTATTAAAATATTTTCTAAATTTGTTCAAATCCCTAACTAATCAATATATGAACACTAATCAATCAAACAAACTCAACATGGCAAAAACCCTTAAGCAGTTTTATTCCGTTGAACAAGGAAAATACGCAGGTAATAATCCTCTAACTGCAAGAATTTCAGAACTGAATACGATCGTCAGCAATCTGGATGCTCTGGCAGAAATTCAGGCGACCGACACCACTGCAAATACAAATTTAAAAACTGATGCCGGAACTTTAATGATCAATCTCACAGTAGCGTACGCCAATACCGCTGCAGATTATTTTGATGACAAAGACAGCCCACTTGCCAAACAGTTGACCACCAGCAAGTCGAAAATAAAAAACATGACCGGTGTCGAAGCTAAAATTTATTGTCAAAAGCTGTATGGTATCGTAAACGAAAATACAGATGATCTTGATCCCGACTATGTAACCGCTTCTGAAGCGCAGGATTGGCAAGCCGCAATCAATAATTTTGATGCCAAAGCATATGATGCAAGTGTACATATCGATACTACGCAAAATGCAACTCAGGATCTGGATAAGGAATTTAAAAAACTCGGTACCTGTCTAAATAAACTAGACAGGTTGATGAAAAAATACGATATTCTTAATCAATCGTTCTACGGAAACTATAAAATTTCGCGCAAAACATCAAATCTGGGAACCCGTCACAACAGTGAAATTCCCACTAATTAGTAAATAAATAGATAAAATGCCTGATTTCATGATCGGGTATTTTTATGAGATCATTTCTCCTAAATCTGTCAAGAACGCTTTCAGAAGGCTAAAGATCATTTTCGACGCAGACAGTTAATATTCCGATGCAGACAGATTGTTCGCCGAGCCATACAGTAAGCATTCCATAGAGTTAAGATCATCATCCGAATCTTACAATTGACATTCCGAGGTAGACAGATGACGTTCTGATCCATACAGCAGACATCCCTAATCATACAGCTCATGGTCTGAGCAGTTCAGATCGCTTTCCTCGCCCGAT
It contains:
- a CDS encoding T9SS type A sorting domain-containing protein encodes the protein MKKLYVSALFLCTAAVLYAQGVVWQKDIKSSTQDFLSQVTTTIDQQYLITGSSIQSKKLTSENTQNNGYDFHLVKLNQQGEEVWEKYFSGQNHDFLSSAVSTQEGGFLLAGTSFSRKGLDKKEDTKGGSDIWLIRINEFGDELWQKTLGSSQDEEAKAVIQTTDFGFFVAGNVQHAPKGFGSKDVIVSKLDKNGKELSQIILGGKGLDEAEKMIPTVDGGALLGIYSRSNVGGSKKTENFGEGDFWVVKLNKEGKVEWEKNFGGKGDDHLRTLAMTSTGYIVGGESRSERSGNKTVGIEEGTDIWLISLNDRGEELWQKSYNFKNRDVLMGMNVIQRKDEREKNKDLTQGILLGGYTQAEGRIEADDETFWMLYLNSDGNEQWRKHVKGESRKKEERLSDIKLNRDGSIILAGTSAEELGKENWKIVKLGDKQLDQLIEKQDIKIYPNPVSDYCYVEIGFEFKEADITLYDMGGRQLQSLKTKNKVTKINTQNLIQGAYLVMVKTDTNKSANAKLIKK